From a single Chitinophaga sp. Cy-1792 genomic region:
- a CDS encoding RagB/SusD family nutrient uptake outer membrane protein, whose product MKRIYTLMAALSVVAAGISLNSCKRDFLEMPKGGTVTVDTIFHTMNQAQYAIAEMYQLCIKSGFPANDPGNSRPEAVTDQLYILHPGYDWACGTINAGPYNVGNMSTTNTVDPSFGNHYKGIRQANLVYRNIAMVTDASDDWKKDIRAQAVFCRAMQHYELFRLYGGIPIVGQVLSADNMYVHRSSLKSTVDSIVKWCDEAAAVLPATRASVDFGKVTSVAALALKARVLLYAASPIYNTPASMTGVISQARFNDARDSVLCYPSYDKERWNLAAKANKAVIDAATAAGCSLMYGPASNPVSTGNTYDTYGNYQLMYSKYANQELILVNTFNQANASNGGFEWDQYMSSKLLLQSWGVKNNVPVEFMEKYETRDGGKFAFPETGTDLTTFIKNANLDPRFYQTIAYDGMNYNSGKSGILNYYLASTDGSITAGSLSSSDSGPDGYAFETYKFVEHLATGQGNDNKHFAWIIFRLGEFYLNYAEALNEYQGVNGESDFYLNEIRKRAGILDKHPASQDEFRTAIHNERAVELAYEGQRYSDLNRWMEAHVAGNLLVHGIATQAVPTGGGKFNRAWKKVTFQQRYFPTKYYYVPFPNAEVSKNYLGDGKSWNGQNPGW is encoded by the coding sequence ATGAAAAGAATATATACCCTGATGGCAGCATTGTCTGTTGTTGCTGCCGGCATTTCATTAAATAGTTGTAAGAGAGATTTTCTGGAGATGCCAAAAGGTGGAACGGTAACAGTAGATACCATCTTCCATACCATGAACCAGGCACAGTACGCGATTGCGGAAATGTACCAATTGTGTATCAAAAGTGGTTTCCCGGCAAACGACCCCGGAAACTCGCGTCCGGAGGCAGTTACAGATCAGCTTTATATCCTGCATCCAGGTTACGACTGGGCTTGCGGTACTATCAATGCAGGGCCTTACAATGTAGGTAACATGAGTACAACAAATACCGTGGACCCCAGCTTTGGCAATCACTACAAAGGTATCCGCCAGGCCAATCTCGTATACCGCAACATAGCCATGGTAACTGATGCCAGCGACGACTGGAAAAAAGATATAAGGGCACAGGCTGTATTTTGCCGCGCTATGCAGCATTATGAACTGTTTCGTTTATATGGTGGTATCCCGATTGTAGGGCAGGTGCTGAGTGCAGATAATATGTACGTACACCGCAGTTCTTTAAAATCTACCGTAGACAGTATCGTAAAATGGTGTGATGAAGCAGCGGCAGTGTTGCCTGCAACCCGTGCCTCTGTTGATTTTGGTAAGGTTACCAGCGTAGCCGCACTGGCCCTGAAAGCCAGGGTGCTGCTGTATGCCGCAAGTCCTATATATAATACACCGGCTTCCATGACGGGTGTCATCAGCCAGGCAAGGTTCAACGATGCACGCGATTCTGTTTTATGCTATCCTTCCTATGATAAGGAAAGATGGAACCTCGCGGCCAAAGCCAATAAAGCGGTGATAGATGCAGCCACTGCAGCAGGTTGTTCCCTTATGTATGGTCCTGCCAGCAATCCTGTTTCTACCGGTAATACCTACGATACGTATGGTAACTACCAGCTTATGTATAGTAAGTATGCCAACCAGGAGCTGATCCTGGTAAATACCTTTAACCAGGCCAATGCCTCCAATGGTGGCTTCGAATGGGACCAGTATATGTCTTCCAAACTCCTCCTGCAATCATGGGGAGTGAAGAATAATGTACCTGTAGAGTTTATGGAGAAGTATGAAACCAGGGATGGTGGAAAATTCGCTTTCCCTGAAACCGGGACAGACCTGACAACCTTCATCAAAAACGCCAACCTGGACCCACGTTTCTACCAGACGATTGCCTACGATGGCATGAACTATAACAGTGGTAAATCAGGTATCCTCAACTATTACCTGGCCAGCACCGACGGCAGCATTACCGCAGGTTCGCTGTCGTCCAGCGATAGCGGCCCCGATGGCTATGCCTTCGAAACCTACAAATTCGTGGAGCACCTCGCCACCGGACAAGGTAATGATAACAAGCACTTTGCCTGGATCATCTTCCGCCTGGGAGAATTTTACCTGAACTATGCAGAAGCACTGAACGAATACCAGGGTGTCAATGGTGAGTCTGACTTTTACCTGAATGAAATCAGAAAGCGTGCAGGCATACTGGATAAGCACCCGGCATCACAGGATGAATTCCGTACCGCCATACATAACGAACGTGCCGTGGAACTGGCTTATGAAGGTCAGCGTTACAGCGATCTTAACCGCTGGATGGAAGCACATGTTGCCGGTAATCTCCTGGTACATGGTATCGCTACACAGGCTGTACCAACCGGTGGTGGTAAGTTTAACCGCGCCTGGAAAAAAGTAACCTTCCAGCAACGTTACTTCCCGACAAAGTATTACTATGTTCCTTTCCCTAATGCGGAAGTAAGTAAAAACTATCTCGGCGATGGTAAATCCTGGAATGGTCAGAACCCTGGCTGGTAA